A genome region from Macrotis lagotis isolate mMagLag1 chromosome 4, bilby.v1.9.chrom.fasta, whole genome shotgun sequence includes the following:
- the ELL3 gene encoding RNA polymerase II elongation factor ELL3 isoform X1 translates to MAGPAEPLSGTLRLSFGPAPRTSLLLLRLNDSALRALHDCRRTQAQPVITFQGNRGYLRLPGPGCSCLFSFIVSLCGADGPRGGLDLVRHRSGRSGPGLLQCLGPLRERITICSAVDSVPVSSSLQGHQQGEGGRETENQQGSRLDTGPQPQLEIEEVLDPLENNQEEQPIPGSSRDHPAQWVLRDQSPHSTKGPAQRPSSSSSQRHLSMKRHPSPDISEPEDKRPRGPSSPQELLGQDLQEGEEWEKEDHNASPEQEHSNLAQAEFVSSLGPESLLPEETPDYFLQYGTIHSAEQCRVYEQDFEADYAEYRALHAHVGAVSRRFMQLGMEIKRVPRGTPEHKVLEDKIVQEYRKFRKRCPGYKQERQRCEYLHQKLSHIKSLILEFEKNRDS, encoded by the exons ATGGCGGGCCCGGCCGAGCCTCTGAGCGGGACGCTGCGGCTCTCCTTCGGTCCTGCCCCTCGGACCAGCCTCCTACTGCTCCGACTCAACGACTCGGCTCTGCGCGCGCTCCACGACTGTCGGCGGACACAG GCCCAGCCTGTCATCACCTTCCAGGGCAACCGAGGG TACCTGCGACTCCCTGGCCCTGGCTGTTCCTGCCTCTTCTCTTTCATAGTGTCCCTATGTGGAGCTGATGGGCCAAGAGGTGGACTGGACCTCGTGCGCCACCGCTCGGGCAG GTCTGGGCCAGGCCTGCTTCAGTGCCTAGGTCCTCTTCGAGAGAGAATTACTATCTGCTCTGCTGTAGATTCTGTACCAGTATCATCTTCACTTCAGGGACATCAGCAGGGTGAAGGTGGCAGGGAAACAGAGAACCAACAGGGCAGTAGATTGGATACAGGACCTCAACCACAGCTAGAAATAGAAGAG GTGCTGGATCCTCTGGAGAACAATCAAGAGGAACAGCCTATTCCAGGATCCTCAAGAGATCATCCGGCACAGTGGGTACTAAG GGACCAGAGCCCCCATTCCACAAAAGGGCCAGCTCAGAGACCCTCTTCTTCCTCCAGTCAGAGGCACTTGAGCATG AAGCGACACCCCTCTCCAGACATATCAGAACCAGAGGATAAGAGGCCCAGAGGTCCAAGTTCCCCACAGGAGCTTCTTGGCCAAGATCTACAAGAGGGAGAAGAGTGGGAGAAAGAAGACCACAATGCAAGTCCTGAGCAAGAACACAGCAACTTAGCACAAGCAG AGTTTGTTTCTTCACTAGGCCCAGAGTCACTGCTTCCTGAAGAAACACCAGACTACTTCCT GCAGTATGGAACCATTCATAGTGCTGAACAGTGTCGTGTCTATGAGCAAGATTTTGAAGCAGATTATGCAGAATATCGGGCCCTACATGCACATGTTGGGGCTGTAAGTCGAAGGTTCATGCAATTAGGAATGGAGATCAAGAGAGTACCACGAGGCACTCCTGAACATAAG GTGCTGGAAGATAAGATAGTTCAAGAATACAGAAAATTCAGGAAG CGGTGTCCCGGATACAAGCAAGAAAGACAACGCTGCGAGTACCTGCACCAGAAGTTGTCACACATCAAAAGCCTCATTTTGGAGTTTGAGAAGAACAGGGACAGCTGA
- the ELL3 gene encoding RNA polymerase II elongation factor ELL3 isoform X2, translating to MAGPAEPLSGTLRLSFGPAPRTSLLLLRLNDSALRALHDCRRTQAQPVITFQGNRGYLRLPGPGCSCLFSFIVSLCGADGPRGGLDLVRHRSGRSGPGLLQCLGPLRERITICSAVDSVPVSSSLQGHQQGEGGRETENQQGSRLDTGPQPQLEIEEVLDPLENNQEEQPIPGSSRDHPAQWVLRDQSPHSTKGPAQRPSSSSSQRHLSMKRHPSPDISEPEDKRPRGPSSPQELLGQDLQEGEEWEKEDHNASPEQEHSNLAQAGPESLLPEETPDYFLQYGTIHSAEQCRVYEQDFEADYAEYRALHAHVGAVSRRFMQLGMEIKRVPRGTPEHKVLEDKIVQEYRKFRKRCPGYKQERQRCEYLHQKLSHIKSLILEFEKNRDS from the exons ATGGCGGGCCCGGCCGAGCCTCTGAGCGGGACGCTGCGGCTCTCCTTCGGTCCTGCCCCTCGGACCAGCCTCCTACTGCTCCGACTCAACGACTCGGCTCTGCGCGCGCTCCACGACTGTCGGCGGACACAG GCCCAGCCTGTCATCACCTTCCAGGGCAACCGAGGG TACCTGCGACTCCCTGGCCCTGGCTGTTCCTGCCTCTTCTCTTTCATAGTGTCCCTATGTGGAGCTGATGGGCCAAGAGGTGGACTGGACCTCGTGCGCCACCGCTCGGGCAG GTCTGGGCCAGGCCTGCTTCAGTGCCTAGGTCCTCTTCGAGAGAGAATTACTATCTGCTCTGCTGTAGATTCTGTACCAGTATCATCTTCACTTCAGGGACATCAGCAGGGTGAAGGTGGCAGGGAAACAGAGAACCAACAGGGCAGTAGATTGGATACAGGACCTCAACCACAGCTAGAAATAGAAGAG GTGCTGGATCCTCTGGAGAACAATCAAGAGGAACAGCCTATTCCAGGATCCTCAAGAGATCATCCGGCACAGTGGGTACTAAG GGACCAGAGCCCCCATTCCACAAAAGGGCCAGCTCAGAGACCCTCTTCTTCCTCCAGTCAGAGGCACTTGAGCATG AAGCGACACCCCTCTCCAGACATATCAGAACCAGAGGATAAGAGGCCCAGAGGTCCAAGTTCCCCACAGGAGCTTCTTGGCCAAGATCTACAAGAGGGAGAAGAGTGGGAGAAAGAAGACCACAATGCAAGTCCTGAGCAAGAACACAGCAACTTAGCACAAGCAG GCCCAGAGTCACTGCTTCCTGAAGAAACACCAGACTACTTCCT GCAGTATGGAACCATTCATAGTGCTGAACAGTGTCGTGTCTATGAGCAAGATTTTGAAGCAGATTATGCAGAATATCGGGCCCTACATGCACATGTTGGGGCTGTAAGTCGAAGGTTCATGCAATTAGGAATGGAGATCAAGAGAGTACCACGAGGCACTCCTGAACATAAG GTGCTGGAAGATAAGATAGTTCAAGAATACAGAAAATTCAGGAAG CGGTGTCCCGGATACAAGCAAGAAAGACAACGCTGCGAGTACCTGCACCAGAAGTTGTCACACATCAAAAGCCTCATTTTGGAGTTTGAGAAGAACAGGGACAGCTGA